The Phaseolus vulgaris cultivar G19833 chromosome 10, P. vulgaris v2.0, whole genome shotgun sequence DNA window acaaattgaggaTCCTAAATCTGACcaggaggtatttttagggtttggacctaaacaacaatacttaacatatttgagtgttaggaatagacttgaaaaataaatgttaattgctattaaacgtcctaagttctaagttgttcttataattatgcgagggattgATAGTTAGGGGAGGGGACatttcttaaggattttatatgcgaggaattgatataaatgatttttatatgggtatcaatttcaatcaaagaacttaatatattgacatgctaatcaaaatacatgagagtgaaaGAGATGAAAcataatccctatttttccaattgaaacaactaattctttgtttgatttcttattgatcatcaccaacacaaccactttcgatacatttttaattgttttgttctatatttagcgattattgtacttgataattcattgttctttgtgggatagatattcgtccttagggacaattattacttttgacaaagcGGTGCattgttgagtataatttcctaaatattggaaatattttaattgttgtgattttgtttattttattttattacaaattagatttgatttgattatAGATTTgctgttttaaaaaaaagaaagttgttgtttttattttcttttctttacgttatttattttagtttatttttatttttattttttttttatttttttttgttttattatatttttttttagttttttttggtttagtttacgtagttttatttaggtttaagtaattgttatttatatgttttaattaaatatttttcattactagttttagtttttatttctacATAAGCTAGTTAGTTAGAATATTAGTTAGTTGTTTACAATTATGGTTTTcagttttattctttttttttagctttattttattttattcctagtatttattttttatttttaagtacattatttctttttttagtgtttttttattctatttttagttttggttttatctatctatctatatatatattaatattttatttatttttctcttaacgtcattttagtgttttatttttgtttttgttttattttattttgcagatttttttttatttttatcttcaaatttattttgaatttattttattttatttaaagaaaaaaaatattcactaaTATGTTTTAGGAAGAAAGCAACATGGCACAAGAACAAGCaccacctcctaggaggacacttggagattatgtcatgtaccaAGGACCAAGGCATTATTCTAGTATCGCAATACGTGCTACCGCTACGGCCTTGAAAATAAATCTCAATTTTCTCACTCTCTTCATTACCCATCAATTCAAAGCAATGGATCATGAGGATCCATTTTAGAATTCTTGAATTTTGTTTCCAGCTTTATTGCAATTCagtttcttcatatttttttctcatatgaTTTACTTCTAATTgtgtttctgagatattgtaaaTTTTATTCTCCAATtcttctactcaaattttgtttcCCATTACGAATGAGAGAAGTAACTTGGACTTTTGCTTTACAAGACTCATTCATAGCAGTAGATGTTTCTTTCAAATTGGTCATGTACTAGATCGTTAGCAGATATAATAAAAGAACTGGAGATTAGGCAAGTTGTTTGGTCATGTGATAGTTGTAAGAGCTCGGGACCTGATGACTTCAActtatcttttataaaaaaaatagtggcTTAGGATTaaagttgacttatgtaaagtGGTACAACTATGATTCCTAAATTTCTATGCCCCCataattttaatgatttttggCCAATATCTCTAATTGGATGTATGTACAAAATTATCTTGAAATTTTTAGCAAATAGGCTAAAAAAGGTTCTTCCAAAAGTTATTGACCAATCTCAATATGCTTTCTTATAGGGTAGAGATCTTCTTGATAGTGTTTTGGTTGCaaatgagatgattgatgaggTAAAATGTAAGGGTAAAAAGTGCATCATTGTAAAGGTTGACTTCGAAAAAACTTATGACATGATAAGATGGAATTTTTTGGAATATATGATGTCTAGACTTGGTTTATGTAGTGCTTGAATTAGGTGGATGGTGAACTTCCTTAAATCTGAATCTATCTCCATTTTAGTTAATGGTAGTCCAACAAGTATCGGGTGTGCAATAACAAGCATTCTAAGATGCTTCCAACTTATGTCAAGGTTGAAAGTGAATTTTaggaaaacaaaaattggtgGTATTGAGGTACAAAATTTTGAGCTTGATAGTTACTCTAGGATGCTTAATTGTGCGTCCATGATCTTACCCTTTAATTATCTAGGTCTCTGGGTGGGGGGAAATCATTCTAGGTATACTTTTTGGGAACATatgattaataaaattattttataaatttctacTAACTTTTGAATCTGAAGAACTGAACTTGCTTTCACAAATTAAGAACTTCAAATTGAAAAGCATCTCGTGACTTAATTTTggtttagaattttgaaaaaatcaaAGTATATGCTTTTATCTAGGCAGCTTCCCTAATTCGAAGGACATAGACATCGTTCTCATCATGCTTGCTCATTCCTTAAAAAGAAACGCAAAAATAATTCCTAGAAATACCGCATAGGGAAGTTCCAGAACCTGAGCAATAATTGATTTCAGGCATAAAAAAATTCACTAAAACTGTACAtgtattttgtttcttaattcatTAATATTCTTTAGTTTTATGTTTCAATTATGACTTCCAATGAAGAGCGAACAAAAAAATTGTGTCATTGTGGCGGAAGCAAGTGGGGACTTCGTAGATGTTCTCTTCAGTTTCCTCACCTTTCCATTGGGAACTATCATTCGGCTTTGGGACAGTTTGGACAAAGTAGGGCTTGAGAACAAATCTGAACAAGTAAGGTCTGAGAACAACTCTGAACAACAAGTAGGGTCTGAGAACTTATCTGAACAACAAGTAAGGCTTGAGAACAACTCTGAACAACAAATAGGGCCTGAGAACAACTCTGAACAACAAGTAGGGTCTGAGAACATATCTGAACTACAAGTAGGTCATGATAACATATCTGAACAACAAGTAGGGTCTGAGAATAGCTCTGAACAACAAGTAGGGTCTAAGAACATATCTGAACAACAAGTAGGGCTTTGTTGCATCAACAAGTTGTGCCAGTTTTGGAACAAATCTGAATAACAAGTAAGACGTGAGGACAATTGTGAACAAGTAGGACCTGGTAATAGATCTAAACAACAAGTAGGTTTTGGTTGCATCAACAACTTGTACAATAGTGTCAGTAATTTGCAACCTCATGATTTCAAGAACAACAATGGCCAGAAAATGTTGTGTTATCCACGCAACCTGTTAGAGAGCTCTTTCCAGAGACTAAAAGTGAAAGTGGATGATACAAAATCCACGAAGTATTTTATGTGCCACaactgtttaaaaaaataaaaaaaaattgttggtgAGTTCTTTTTCTAATGTAAAGTGCAATTGCGGGTCATTCATGAGAAGAGAAACAGAAATGCTGGAAGAGTCTGTTGGTGATGATGGTGTTTTTGTTAAAGGAAATTCTAAGTTATTGATCTATGATAACTTGACAGTACGCTGAAGCTCTCCAAGTGAATCCATTAAACCATCCCTCAAACTTGGACACAAAAAACTCGAAAACCCAAGAGAAGAGCTTATTGACAGGAAAAAGGTAATATTTATCTGAGATGGTACTTGCAcgagttttttttatgtaaaaattatTCCTCCAATATTGGATAGTAGGAGTTTGAAGTTTATGCCAATAACAAAAACTAGTTTAGAGGactacattaattattttatgttaagAATTTCTGAGACATTTTTGTGACTTACACTACTTACCTCTTGTGTATGAAGTTGTTAACCTTCCTcaagttatttaattaaattgtaattGTAGATGCAGAAGGACTTTTGCTTTGTGGTCGTACTTTGATAATGTCAACTGTTATGAATTTTCCTTGTTTAATTATAACTTGAGAGACTTAaaatttgcttttttttttttttttttttttacttatcttCTTTAAGATACTTAGCATACTGAAGCAAGCATTAACCTCCAAAACCCCTCTTAGTGATGTCTTGTtgggaaaaacaaaataaaatcaagAGACCGGTCTCTTTCTCACGAGTTATTAGCTCAAATGGTTCCAAAGATTATTTAGAAATCAAGGTAATGGTGAGTAAATCAAAGAACGAGATTATATTTGTTGAAATAGATGGAGATTTTGTCGATTTTCTCTCCACCTTTCTTACAACACCTCTTGGATCTATTATGAATCTTAAGAATGACAAATTGTCCTACTGCCTCATACCACTTGCATATATTTTGAAACTTAAGAATGACAAATTGTCCTTGGGAAGCATTCGTAACTTGTACAAAAGTGTGAAAAATCTCGATCTATCGTGGTTCACAAAGTCATCAAACAAATTCTTATTGAATCCAAAGGTAGCTTCTCATTTTAGTTGTGAGAGAAATCCACTATTAATTGCAAGTCAAGATGAGACTGGCAAATATTGGTATGGCCTTAGAgaagagaaaaatgagaaggGACGTATCATCTTTGAAAGGAAAATGATTTCAAGGAAACACGATATGCTAAAAGAGCCAAAAGATATCAAACTTTTGGACCCAAGATCTTTAAATGGAGCAAGAAAAGGTGGTGTGGGATTTATAAATAGGTCGTGTCTATTTGTTGTGAGTGATGATctggaattgtcacaaatgacAAATATTAGTAGTACTTCATGTAAATTTATGGATAATCACCCGTTTACTGATTTGGAGGAACATTTGGTGAAAATCAAGAAGTCAAAGGTAATGTTCACAATCCACTCTTGACGACTTGTTCTTTCTATATTGATTTAAGAAAATCTGAGTCATACCAAAGGTTTTATTTAACATTTGTCTAATTATATGTGTCAATTTTTGTCAGGCACTAAACCTGTTGAGGGCTTCTTTGACATCGGACAAAGGAGCTTTTACTCGGGGCCTATCCTTCTTATTGTGGAAGTGGAGATTCCAAAGACTCTTTCCATGTTCTGGTTTCTTgagaaggaagaaaaacaaaaaaggaagaaaaaagaaaaagaagaaaaagttaccggaaagagaaaaagaaaaaagatgaaaTTGTAGTAGAAACTACATAGTAGAAGGAAGAGATTAACGATAACTCAGTGCATAAGACAGGAAGAAATTAAAGCCTAAACTTTTCTTAGTTTATGAAATAGTTGTGTTTAAGTGGATTTGATGATTGTGCAACATTTAACTTTTCTTGTTATATGAAAGTAAATGTTGTTCAATAATTCTAAGAGTGCTGCTTCATTGTGTTTCACAACATTTGGAATTAAATTACCAAATTGCTTTGAGAGGTAAGTGAGTTGAACAATCATACCGAAGACATTTCATATAAACATCTAAACAAGTAATTGAAATGGTAGTTAGttctaattaatatatttcatagaaggctttgttgaagatggttgctgccccttcaagattgtgtttgatgaagacttctatgtacatttcatatgtattttgctttgctttaagtgtttcttaggtagtgcttagaggttgtttaagagtgggctttttgctgagtaactcacctcataaccactggctatgtgataagaacaa harbors:
- the LOC137818011 gene encoding uncharacterized protein; translation: MVSKSKNEIIFVEIDGDFVDFLSTFLTTPLGSIMNLKNDKLSYCLIPLAYILKLKNDKLSLGSIRNLYKSVKNLDLSWFTKSSNKFLLNPKVASHFSCERNPLLIASQDETGKYWYGLREEKNEKGRIIFERKMISRKHDMLKEPKDIKLLDPRSLNGARKGGVGFINRSCLFVVSDDLELSQMTNISSTSCKFMDNHPFTDLEEHLVKIKKSKALNLLRASLTSDKGAFTRGLSFLLWKWRFQRLFPCSGFLRRKKNKKGRKKKKKKKLPEREKEKR